The Pelecanus crispus isolate bPelCri1 chromosome 7, bPelCri1.pri, whole genome shotgun sequence genome includes a window with the following:
- the IP6K1 gene encoding inositol hexakisphosphate kinase 1 isoform X1, whose translation MCVCQTMEVGKYGKNATRSGDRGVLLEPFIHQVGGHSSMMRYDDHTVCKPLITREQRFYESLPPEMKEFTPEYKGVVSVCFEGDSDGYINLVAYPYVENEALEQDDMPERDQPRRKHSRRSLHRSSSGTEHKEEKPGLASDSTESSIQETKSPRVDLHIHSDVPFQMLDGNSGLSSEKISYNPWSLRCHKQQLSRMRSESKDRKLYKFLLLENVVHHFKLPCVLDLKMGTRQHGDDASEEKAARQMKKCEQSTSATLGVRVCGMQVYQLDTGHYLCRNKYYGRGLSIEGFRNALYQYLHNGIELRKDLFEPVLTKLRSLKAVLERQASYRFYSSSLLIIYDGKDSRAGMFVERRPEMRLKRVDSSLPESLQDGGSTEPGFSAQPKVDVRMIDFAHSTFKGFRDDPTVHDGPDMGYVFGLESLINIMEQMREENQ comes from the exons ATGTGTGTTTGTCAAACCATGGAAGTGGGCAAGTATGGCAAGAATGCCACTCGATCTGGAGACCGGGGGGTCCTGCTGGAGCCTTTCATTCACCAGGTGGGCGGTCACAGCAGCATGATGCGCTATGACGACCATACTGTCTGCAAGCCCCTCATTACCAGAGAACAACGCTTCTATGAATCTCTGCCTCCGGAAATGAAGGAGTTCACACCTGAGTACAAAG GTGTGGTATCTGTCTGTTTTGAGGGAGACAGCGACGGCTACATTAACCTGGTGGCCTATCCCTATGTGGAGAACGAGGCTCTGGAGCAGGATGATATGCCAGAGAGGGACCAGCCACGACGCAAGCACTCACGTCGGAGCCTTCACAGATCAAGCAGTGGCACTGAGCACAAGGAGGAAAAACCTGGCTTGGCCAGTGACAGCACTGAAAG CAGCATCCAGGAAACAAAGAGTCCCAGGGTGGACTTGCACATCCATTCAGATGTTCCATTTCAGATGTTGGATGGGAACAGCGGTCTGAGCTCTGAAAAGATCAGCTATAACCCCTGGAGCCTGCGCTGTCATAAGCAGCAGCTGAGCCGCATGCGGTCAGAGTCCAAGGACCGAAAACTCTACA AGTTCCTTTTGCTGGAGAACGTGGTGCATCACTTCAAGCTTCCCTGCGTTCTTGATCTGAAGATGGGGACCAGACAGCATGGAGATGATGCATCTGAGGAGAAGGCTGCTCGGCAGATGAAGAAGTGTGAACAGAGCACTTCTGCCACCTTGGGCGTGCGCGTGTGTGGGATGCAG GTCTATCAGCTGGACACAGGGCATTACTTATGCAGGAATAAATACTATGGACGTGGTCTTTCCATCGAGGGCTTCCGCAATGCTCTCTACCAGTATCTCCACAATGGCATTGAGCTGCGCAAGGACCTCTTTGAGCCTGTCCTCACCAAACTGCGAAGCCTGAAGGCAGTTTTGGAGAGACAGGCCTCCTACCGTTTCTACTCCAGCTCCCTTCTTATCATTTACGATGGGAAggacagcagggcagggatgtTTGTGGAGCGCCGGCCGGAGATGCGCTTGAAACGTGTGGACAGCTCTCTCCCGGAGAGCCTTCAGGATGGCGGCAGCACAGAGCCCGGCTTCTCAGCCCAGCCCAAGGTGGACGTGCGTATGATTGACTTTGCACACAGCACGTTCAAAGGCTTTCGCGATGACCCCACTGTGCATGATGGACCCGACATGGGTTATGTATTCGGGCTGGAAAGCCTCATCAACATCATGGAACAGATGCGTGAGGAAAACCAGTAG
- the IP6K1 gene encoding inositol hexakisphosphate kinase 1 isoform X2, with protein MCVCQTMEVGKYGKNATRSGDRGVLLEPFIHQVGGHSSMMRYDDHTVCKPLITREQRFYESLPPEMKEFTPEYKGVVSVCFEGDSDGYINLVAYPYVENEALEQDDMPERDQPRRKHSRRSLHRSSSGTEHKEEKPGLASDSTESIQETKSPRVDLHIHSDVPFQMLDGNSGLSSEKISYNPWSLRCHKQQLSRMRSESKDRKLYKFLLLENVVHHFKLPCVLDLKMGTRQHGDDASEEKAARQMKKCEQSTSATLGVRVCGMQVYQLDTGHYLCRNKYYGRGLSIEGFRNALYQYLHNGIELRKDLFEPVLTKLRSLKAVLERQASYRFYSSSLLIIYDGKDSRAGMFVERRPEMRLKRVDSSLPESLQDGGSTEPGFSAQPKVDVRMIDFAHSTFKGFRDDPTVHDGPDMGYVFGLESLINIMEQMREENQ; from the exons ATGTGTGTTTGTCAAACCATGGAAGTGGGCAAGTATGGCAAGAATGCCACTCGATCTGGAGACCGGGGGGTCCTGCTGGAGCCTTTCATTCACCAGGTGGGCGGTCACAGCAGCATGATGCGCTATGACGACCATACTGTCTGCAAGCCCCTCATTACCAGAGAACAACGCTTCTATGAATCTCTGCCTCCGGAAATGAAGGAGTTCACACCTGAGTACAAAG GTGTGGTATCTGTCTGTTTTGAGGGAGACAGCGACGGCTACATTAACCTGGTGGCCTATCCCTATGTGGAGAACGAGGCTCTGGAGCAGGATGATATGCCAGAGAGGGACCAGCCACGACGCAAGCACTCACGTCGGAGCCTTCACAGATCAAGCAGTGGCACTGAGCACAAGGAGGAAAAACCTGGCTTGGCCAGTGACAGCACTGAAAG CATCCAGGAAACAAAGAGTCCCAGGGTGGACTTGCACATCCATTCAGATGTTCCATTTCAGATGTTGGATGGGAACAGCGGTCTGAGCTCTGAAAAGATCAGCTATAACCCCTGGAGCCTGCGCTGTCATAAGCAGCAGCTGAGCCGCATGCGGTCAGAGTCCAAGGACCGAAAACTCTACA AGTTCCTTTTGCTGGAGAACGTGGTGCATCACTTCAAGCTTCCCTGCGTTCTTGATCTGAAGATGGGGACCAGACAGCATGGAGATGATGCATCTGAGGAGAAGGCTGCTCGGCAGATGAAGAAGTGTGAACAGAGCACTTCTGCCACCTTGGGCGTGCGCGTGTGTGGGATGCAG GTCTATCAGCTGGACACAGGGCATTACTTATGCAGGAATAAATACTATGGACGTGGTCTTTCCATCGAGGGCTTCCGCAATGCTCTCTACCAGTATCTCCACAATGGCATTGAGCTGCGCAAGGACCTCTTTGAGCCTGTCCTCACCAAACTGCGAAGCCTGAAGGCAGTTTTGGAGAGACAGGCCTCCTACCGTTTCTACTCCAGCTCCCTTCTTATCATTTACGATGGGAAggacagcagggcagggatgtTTGTGGAGCGCCGGCCGGAGATGCGCTTGAAACGTGTGGACAGCTCTCTCCCGGAGAGCCTTCAGGATGGCGGCAGCACAGAGCCCGGCTTCTCAGCCCAGCCCAAGGTGGACGTGCGTATGATTGACTTTGCACACAGCACGTTCAAAGGCTTTCGCGATGACCCCACTGTGCATGATGGACCCGACATGGGTTATGTATTCGGGCTGGAAAGCCTCATCAACATCATGGAACAGATGCGTGAGGAAAACCAGTAG
- the GMPPB gene encoding mannose-1-phosphate guanylyltransferase catalytic subunit beta: MRALILVGGFGTRLRPLTLSRPKPLVEFCNKAVLLHQLEALRQAGVSHVVLAVSYMSEALEAAMREQEQRLGIRISLSHEKEPLGTAGPLALARDLLAEGGEPFFVLNSDVICEFPFAALAHFHRQHGGEGSLVVTRVEEPAKYGVVVSEADTGRICRFVEKPRVFVSNKINAGLYIFSPGILQRIQLRPTSIEKEIFPAMAQEGQLYAMELQGFWMDIGQPKDFLTGMCMYLQALRAQHPEKLHSGPGVVGNVLVDPSAKIGANCVIGPNVTIGAGVVVEDGVRIKRCTVLKGARIRSHSWLESCIVGWSCSVGQWVRMENVTVLGEDVIVNDELYLNGANVLPHKSIAESVPEPRIIM; encoded by the exons atgCGGGCGCTGATCCTGGTGGGTGGCTTCGGGACGCGGCTGCGGCCGCTGACCCTGAGCCGGCCGAAGCCGCTGGTGGAGTTCTGCAACAAGGCGGTGCTGCTGCACCAGCTGGAGGCCCTGCGGCAg GCGGGCGTCAGCCACGTGGTGCTGGCGGTGAGCTACATGTCGGAGGCGCTGGAGGCCGCCATgcgggagcaggagcagcgg CTCGGCATCCGCATCTCCCTGTCCCACGAGAAGGAGCCGCTGGGCACAG cggggccgctGGCGCTGGCGCGGGACCTGCTGGCCGAGGGCGGGGAGCCCTTCTTTGTCCTCAACAGCGACGTGATCTGCGAGTTCCCCTTCGCGGCGCTGGCCCATTTCCACCGGCAGCACGGCGGCGAGGGCTCGCTGGTGGTGACCCGTGTGGAGGAGCCGGCCAAGTACGGTGTGGTGGTGAGTGAGGCTGACACGGGCCGCATCTGCCGCTTCGTGGAGAAGCCGCGCGTCTTCGTGTCCAACAAGATCAACGCTGGGCTCTACATCTTCAGCCCCGGCATCCTGCAACGCATCCAG CTGCGCCCCACCTCCATCGAGAAGGAGATCTTCCCGGCCATGGCACAGGAGGGGCAGCTCTACGCCATGGAGCTGCAGG GCTTCTGGATGGACATTGGGCAGCCGAAAGACTTCCTCACAGGCATGTGCATGTACCTGCAGGCGCTGCGGGCTCAGCACCCCGAGAAGCTGCACTCAGGGCCCGGTGTCGTAGGGAATGTGCTGGTG GACCCCAGTGCCAAGATTGGGGCAAACTGTGTCATCGGCCCCAATGTGACGATCGGGGCCGGCGTGGTGGTGGAGGATGGGGTGCGCATCAAACGCTGCACCGTGCTGAAGGGGGCCCGCATCCGTTCCCACTCGTGGCTGGAGTCCTGCATCgtgggctggagctgctccgTGGGGCAGTGG GTGCGCATGGAGAATGTGACAGTGCTGGGTGAGGACGTCATTGTCAACGATGAGCTCTACCTCAACGGGGCCAATGTGCTGCCACACAAGTCCATTGCCGAGTCCGTGCCAGAGCCACGCATCATCATGTAG